One stretch of Xanthomonas sp. DAR 35659 DNA includes these proteins:
- a CDS encoding M23 family metallopeptidase: protein MIRNAALALLLAGTSGISAVRAEEALAPVEARVPFAPAAFTGSDGRTHLAYELHVTNFYGDSGALAPQGLDVFGDDAATPLLALDAKQLAQVVKPAPAAQEPVAILPGKRAVFFVWLTLPEGTSVPHRLRHRIPFTADAHANSVLDGASVQVGDAQPMVIGAPLRRGRWLAHEGPGAARSHHWGSLVAVNGQLTIPQRYALDLVGVDAAGHALRSGVKDIQKSTYADWIGYGADVLAVADGVVRSARDGEAEHQPLSAQPEPTALTSDALFGNYVVLEIASGTFASYAHLRRGSLKVKPGDRVQRGQVLAQLGQSGNSAAPHLHFQLSNAVAFEGSEGVPYMFERFGYLGRESEAQLFGQGDPWKALPIEYRRSQLPLNDVVIQFAGP from the coding sequence ATGATTCGCAACGCTGCACTGGCGCTCCTGCTGGCAGGAACCTCGGGCATTTCCGCTGTCCGCGCCGAGGAAGCCCTGGCGCCGGTGGAGGCACGCGTACCGTTCGCACCCGCTGCGTTCACAGGCAGCGACGGGCGCACGCATCTGGCGTATGAGCTGCATGTCACCAACTTCTATGGCGACTCCGGCGCGCTCGCGCCGCAGGGGCTGGACGTGTTCGGTGACGATGCGGCCACGCCGCTGCTGGCACTGGATGCGAAGCAGCTAGCGCAAGTGGTGAAGCCTGCGCCGGCGGCGCAGGAACCGGTGGCGATCCTTCCCGGCAAGCGCGCGGTGTTCTTCGTCTGGTTGACCCTGCCGGAGGGTACGTCCGTGCCGCACCGCCTGCGTCATCGCATCCCATTTACCGCGGATGCCCATGCGAACAGCGTGCTCGACGGCGCCAGCGTCCAGGTCGGCGATGCGCAGCCCATGGTTATCGGCGCGCCGTTGCGCCGTGGCCGCTGGTTGGCCCACGAGGGTCCCGGCGCCGCCCGGTCGCACCATTGGGGCAGCCTAGTGGCGGTGAACGGGCAGCTGACCATTCCGCAGCGCTACGCCCTGGATCTGGTAGGGGTCGACGCTGCCGGACACGCGCTGAGATCCGGCGTAAAAGACATCCAGAAATCCACCTACGCCGACTGGATCGGCTATGGCGCGGACGTGCTTGCCGTGGCCGACGGCGTCGTGCGCAGCGCGCGCGATGGCGAGGCCGAACACCAGCCGCTCAGCGCGCAACCGGAACCCACCGCGCTCACCAGTGACGCCCTGTTCGGCAATTACGTGGTGCTGGAAATCGCATCGGGCACGTTCGCAAGCTATGCGCATCTGCGGCGGGGCAGCCTCAAGGTGAAACCGGGCGACCGGGTGCAGCGCGGGCAAGTGCTCGCGCAGTTGGGGCAGTCCGGCAATTCCGCCGCGCCGCATCTGCATTTTCAGCTGTCCAATGCCGTCGCGTTCGAAGGTTCGGAAGGCGTGCCGTACATGTTCGAGCGCTTCGGCTACCTCGGCCGGGAATCCGAAGCCCAGCTGTTCGGGCAGGGCGATCCATGGAAAGCCTTGCCCATCGAATACCGCCGGTCGCAGCTGCCGCTCAACGACGTGGTGATCCAGTTTGCCGGTCCTTGA